One window of the Armatimonadota bacterium genome contains the following:
- a CDS encoding integrase core domain-containing protein — protein DGFLRVWFGPQEIDQMAEEALQTAGLLPRLEAPVVDVERFLEGCLGADLDQYAPLPHDVLGATEFRPGVPPLVQVNAALTRAALDDPHPPPGSRGRWRATLAHEAGHILLHRALVEPDPSQTSLFDPPDRLFRCLHREVAFGGGSDWREVQANRFMAALLMPKSVFVAAVVRAQYTRGPHEVGRLRGETLLRFGARLRAAGILPSMGRRGDAYEVALCEAFFATLEREVLDRYRFQTRDEARSVLFAYLEGFYNRRRRHSALGYLSLRTSRGGGGSATNLSALHSP, from the coding sequence GGGACGGCTTCCTGCGCGTCTGGTTCGGTCCGCAGGAGATCGACCAGATGGCGGAGGAGGCCCTGCAGACAGCCGGCCTTCTGCCTCGTCTGGAAGCGCCGGTGGTGGACGTGGAGCGGTTCCTGGAGGGCTGCCTGGGGGCGGACCTGGACCAGTATGCCCCGTTGCCCCACGACGTGCTGGGCGCAACGGAGTTCCGGCCCGGAGTTCCTCCCCTGGTCCAGGTCAACGCGGCCCTCACCCGCGCCGCCCTGGACGACCCGCACCCGCCTCCGGGGAGCCGGGGCCGCTGGCGTGCCACGCTTGCTCACGAGGCCGGACACATCCTCCTCCACCGGGCCCTGGTGGAGCCCGACCCTTCCCAGACCTCGCTCTTCGACCCGCCCGACCGGCTGTTCCGCTGCCTCCATCGGGAGGTGGCGTTCGGGGGAGGCAGCGACTGGCGGGAGGTTCAGGCGAACCGGTTCATGGCCGCGCTGCTGATGCCGAAGTCGGTGTTCGTTGCCGCGGTGGTCCGGGCGCAATACACCAGGGGGCCCCACGAAGTCGGACGACTTCGTGGGGAGACGCTCCTGCGGTTCGGGGCTCGTCTGCGGGCGGCGGGGATCCTGCCGTCCATGGGCCGCAGGGGGGACGCCTACGAGGTCGCCCTGTGCGAGGCGTTCTTCGCCACCCTGGAGCGGGAGGTCCTGGACCGGTACCGGTTCCAGACCCGGGACGAGGCCCGCTCCGTGTTGTTCGCCTACCTGGAGGGGTTCTATAACCGCCGGCGCCGGCACTCAGCTCTGGGGTACCTGTCCCTGCGGACTTCGAGAGGAGGTGGTGGATCGGCCACGAATCTCTCAGCGCTACACTCTCCATGA
- a CDS encoding DsbA family protein, which produces MDRHNETVELEFFHDVLCAWCYALSPRVPQLVSEYPEVRVVHRAFALAPSPEAIVVMFGSKEAGKREILSHWRAANRNDDEHRIRADLMATRPFDYPYSMPGLLACKAAERQGGQEAHGAMFDRVQRAHLTECLNIADFEVLRQCAHDVGLNVARWERDYHAPDTRDQVEQDLVRARLYGITGVPTLVADHTYGLTGAQSYERLKAWLEAVLQQRASRRSAPM; this is translated from the coding sequence ATGGATCGCCACAACGAAACGGTCGAATTGGAGTTTTTCCACGACGTACTGTGTGCGTGGTGCTACGCGCTGTCGCCCCGGGTACCCCAGCTGGTCAGCGAGTACCCCGAGGTCCGGGTCGTCCACCGGGCCTTTGCCCTGGCGCCGTCGCCGGAGGCCATCGTAGTTATGTTCGGCTCCAAGGAGGCGGGAAAGCGCGAGATCCTGTCCCACTGGCGGGCCGCCAACCGCAACGACGACGAGCACCGCATCCGCGCCGACCTTATGGCGACCCGGCCGTTTGACTACCCGTATTCGATGCCCGGGCTTCTGGCCTGCAAGGCCGCCGAACGGCAGGGCGGCCAGGAGGCGCACGGCGCCATGTTCGACCGGGTGCAGCGCGCGCATCTTACCGAGTGCCTCAACATCGCCGACTTCGAGGTGCTACGCCAATGCGCCCACGACGTCGGCCTAAACGTGGCCCGCTGGGAGCGGGACTATCACGCCCCGGACACCCGCGACCAGGTGGAGCAGGACTTGGTCCGGGCGCGGCTCTACGGCATCACTGGCGTGCCCACGCTGGTCGCGGACCACACATACGGACTGACGGGAGCTCAAAGCTACGAGCGCCTCAAGGCCTGGCTGGAAGCCGTACTGCAGCAGCGGGCATCCCGCAGATCGGCACCGATGTAA
- a CDS encoding DNA-3-methyladenine glycosylase I, which produces MWQPVGGRPIQHRYRTVGQIPATTKESDAMSWDLQCRGFRFAGSTICYAFMQAADMVNDHTIDCFRYGEVSRCLPSLRRRPWAHVTRPW; this is translated from the coding sequence ATCTGGCAGCCTGTCGGAGGCCGCCCGATCCAGCACCGCTACCGGACCGTGGGCCAGATCCCGGCGACGACGAAGGAGTCCGACGCCATGAGCTGGGACCTGCAGTGCCGGGGCTTTCGCTTCGCCGGCTCGACGATCTGCTATGCCTTCATGCAGGCCGCGGACATGGTGAATGACCATACGATCGACTGCTTCAGGTACGGCGAGGTGTCCCGATGCCTGCCGTCGCTGCGCCGCCGGCCTTGGGCCCACGTGACACGCCCGTGGTGA